One window of the Salvelinus fontinalis isolate EN_2023a chromosome 2, ASM2944872v1, whole genome shotgun sequence genome contains the following:
- the LOC129813278 gene encoding cyclin-dependent kinase 2-associated protein 1-like isoform X3, translating into MDASPSPQTKTVGNIQSPSAANLATLQSYRPLVNDVYAPPSLGFTQGSSSSQVPQSKYSELLAIIEELGKEIRPTYAGSKSAMERIKRGIIHARGLVRECLAETERNARS; encoded by the exons ATGGATGCGTCTCCAAGTCCCCAGACAAAGACAG TTGGAAACATCCAGTCTCCGTCAGCAGCCAACTTGGCCACGTTGCAGTCCTACAGGCCGCTGGTGAATGATGTTTACGCACCACCCTCCTTGGGCTTCACACAG GGATCCAGCAGCAGCCAGGTACCCCAGAGTAAGTATTCAGAGCTGCTGGCCATCATCGAGGAGCTAGGGAAGGAGATCCGGCCCACCTACGCCGGCAGCAAGAGTGCCATGGAGAGAATAAAACGAG GTATCATCCATGCCAGGGGACTGGTGCGGGAGTGCTTGGCAGAGACTGAGAGAAATGCCAGGTCCTAG
- the LOC129813278 gene encoding cyclin-dependent kinase 2-associated protein 1-like isoform X2 yields the protein MSLGMSYKPNVHQHIPGTSGNQVGNIQSPSAANLATLQSYRPLVNDVYAPPSLGFTQGSSSSQVPQSKYSELLAIIEELGKEIRPTYAGSKSAMERIKRGIIHARGLVRECLAETERNARS from the exons ATGTCTCTGGGAATGTCTtacaaacccaatgtccaccagCACATTCCAGGAACTTCTGGGAACCAGG TTGGAAACATCCAGTCTCCGTCAGCAGCCAACTTGGCCACGTTGCAGTCCTACAGGCCGCTGGTGAATGATGTTTACGCACCACCCTCCTTGGGCTTCACACAG GGATCCAGCAGCAGCCAGGTACCCCAGAGTAAGTATTCAGAGCTGCTGGCCATCATCGAGGAGCTAGGGAAGGAGATCCGGCCCACCTACGCCGGCAGCAAGAGTGCCATGGAGAGAATAAAACGAG GTATCATCCATGCCAGGGGACTGGTGCGGGAGTGCTTGGCAGAGACTGAGAGAAATGCCAGGTCCTAG